A window of Zingiber officinale cultivar Zhangliang chromosome 5A, Zo_v1.1, whole genome shotgun sequence contains these coding sequences:
- the LOC121979603 gene encoding phospholipase A1 EG1, chloroplastic/mitochondrial-like produces MATAAAAAASSCAVSLHTRTWRCRWKSRMPVVVAPEKWEAAMKVRSSSPVASTGCELASIWRKIQGADDWAGLVEPLNPVLRDEVVRYGELVTACYEAFDLDRASPRFLQCKHGKERLLHETGLGSAGYEISRYIYATGPDILGDGGGRWIGYVAVATDEVARRLGRRDVLVAFRGTVTKSEWAANLMSSLTPARLDPHGPRPEVMVESGFLTLYTNSDSQRRRFSHGSCREQLLKEVARLVKKHEAEEMSLTLAGHSMGSALALLLGYDLAELGLNWRAEAAVPITVYSYGGPRVGNWWFKERCDELAVKVLRVVNVRDPVTKLPGLFLNESLRRWGATASQCYTHVGVELALDFFEAKNPACVHDMAKYVALLKCRRCISAGGVDWVGKAAVLLKKKMEELSWLFRKVAHLINHSSCSSEINYKI; encoded by the exons ATGGCTACTGCTGCTGCTGCCGCTGCTTCTTCTTGTGCtgtgagcttgcatactagaacTTGGCGGTGTCGGTGGAAGAGCAGGATGCCAGTGGTCGTGGCGCCCGAGAAGTGGGAAGCGGCGATGAAGGTTCGGTCGTCGTCGCCGGTGGCATCGACGGGGTGCGAGTTGGCGAGCATTTGGAGGAAAATCCAGGGGGCTGACGACTGGGCCGGTCTGGTGGAGCCGCTGAACCCGGTTCTGCGCGATGAGGTGGTGCGCTACGGCGAGCTCGTTACGGCGTGCTACGAGGCCTTCGACCTCGACCGGGCCTCGCCCCGCTTCCTCCAGTGTAAGCACGGGAAGGAGCGGTTGCTCCACGAGACCGGCCTCGGCTCCGCCGGCTACGAAATATCCCGGTACATCTATGCGACGGGGCCGGACATCCTCGGCGACGGCGGAGGGCGGTGGATCGGGTACGTGGCGGTGGCGACAGACGAGGTGGCGCGCCGGCTTGGGCGCCGCGACGTGCTCGTGGCCTTCCGGGGCACGGTGACCAAGTCGGAGTGGGCGGCGAATTTGATGAGCTCGCTGACGCCGGCCCGGCTTGACCCGCACGGCCCGAGGCCGGAGGTCATGGTCGAGTCCGGATTCCTTACTCTCTACACCAATAGCGACAGCCAGCGACGCAG GTTTAGCCACGGGAGCTGCCGCGAGCAGTTGCTGAAGGAAGTGGCACGGCTGGTGAAGAAGCACGAAGCAGAGGAGATGAGCCTCACATTGGCGGGACACAGCATGGGCTCCGCCCTGGCGCTTCTTCTAGGCTACGACCTGGCGGAGCTGGGGCTCAACTGGAGGGCGGAGGCGGCGGTGCCGATCACGGTGTACTCCTACGGAGGCCCGAGGGTGGGGAATTGGTGGTTCAAGGAGCGGTGCGACGAGTTGGCCGTGAAAGTCCTGCGAGTGGTCAACGTGCGGGACCCGGTGACGAAGCTCCCGGGGCTGTTCCTGAACGAGAGCCTCCGGCGATGGGGCGCCACAGCCAGCCAATGCTACACCCACGTCGGGGTGGAGCTGGCGCTCGACTTCTTCGAGGCCAAGAACCCGGCGTGCGTGCATGACATGGCCAAGTACGTGGCTCTGTTGAAGTGCCGGCGCTGCATTTCGGCCGGCGGTGTCGATTGGGTGGGGAAGGCGGCGGTGTTgctgaagaagaagatggaggagCTGTCATGGCTATTTAGGAAAGTGGCCCATTTGATCAATCATTCCAGCTGCTCAtctgaaattaattataaaatttaa